The proteins below are encoded in one region of Struthio camelus isolate bStrCam1 chromosome 11, bStrCam1.hap1, whole genome shotgun sequence:
- the FHL1 gene encoding four and a half LIM domains protein 1 isoform X3, with protein MKGPGSYTVGTMSERFDCHYCRDPLQGKKYVQKEGRHCCVKCFEKFCANTCIECKKPIGADSKELHFKNRYWHDNCFRCVKCYTSLVNEPFMLRENNKVWCSNCTATEDAPRCKGCFKPIIAGDQNVEYKKMVWHKDCFTCSQCKQVIGSGSFFPKGDDFYCVSCHEHKFAKTCAKCKNPITSGGLTYQEQPWHSECFICSNCKKQLGGKRFTAVEDQFYCVDCYKECVAKKCAGCKNPITAGFGRGTSVVNYEDESWHDYCFKCTKCARGLANKRFVCHNGKIYCAECPKRL; from the exons GGCCTGGCAGTTACACTGTGGGCACCATGTCGGAGCGCTTTGACTGCCACTACTGCCGTGACCCGCTGCAAGGGAAGAAGTATGTGCAGAAGGAGGGCCGTCACTGCTGCGTCAAGTGCTTTGAGAAGTTCTGTGCCAACACCTGCATTGAGTGCAAGAAACCCATCGGTGCCGACTCCAAG GAGCTGCATTTCAAGAACCGTTACTGGCATGACAACTGCTTCCGCTGCGTCAAGTGCTATACATCCTTGGTCAACGAGCCCTTTATGCTGAGGGAGAACAACAAGGTTTGGTGCAGCAACTGCACTGCCACTGAAGATGCACCGAGATGTAAGGGCTGCTTCAAGCCTATTATTGCAG GAGACCAAAACGTTGAGTACAAGAAGATGGTCTGGCATAAGGACTGCTTCACTTGCAGCCAGTGCAAGCAAGTGATCGGATCTGGGAGCTTCTTCCCCAAGGGTGATGACTTCTACTGTGTCTCCTGCCACGAGCATAAGTTTGCCAAGACCTGTGCTAAATGCAAGAAC CCCATCACTTCTGGAGGACTCACTTACCAGGAGCAGCCTTGGCATTCAGAGTGCTTCATTTGTTCCAACTGCAAGAAGCAACTGGGTGGGAAGCGCTTCACAGCTGTAGAGGATCAGTTTTACTGTGTTGACTGCTACAAGGAGTGCGTTGCCAAGAAGTGTGCTGGCTGCAAGAATCCTATTACAG CAGGATTTGGAAGAGGAACCAGTGTGGTTAACTACGAAGATGAATCCTGGCACGACTATTGTTTCAAATGCACAAAGTGTGCCCGTGGTTTGGCCAACAAGCGCTTTGTTTGTCATAATGGAAAAATTTACTGCGCTGAGTGTCCCAAACGACTGTAA
- the FHL1 gene encoding four and a half LIM domains protein 1 isoform X5, translating into MSERFDCHYCRDPLQGKKYVQKEGRHCCVKCFEKFCANTCIECKKPIGADSKELHFKNRYWHDNCFRCVKCYTSLVNEPFMLRENNKVWCSNCTATEDAPRCKGCFKPIIAGDQNVEYKKMVWHKDCFTCSQCKQVIGSGSFFPKGDDFYCVSCHEHKFAKTCAKCKNPITSGGLTYQEQPWHSECFICSNCKKQLGGKRFTAVEDQFYCVDCYKECVAKKCAGCKNPITGFGRGTSVVNYEDESWHDYCFKCTKCARGLANKRFVCHNGKIYCAECPKRL; encoded by the exons ATGTCGGAGCGCTTTGACTGCCACTACTGCCGTGACCCGCTGCAAGGGAAGAAGTATGTGCAGAAGGAGGGCCGTCACTGCTGCGTCAAGTGCTTTGAGAAGTTCTGTGCCAACACCTGCATTGAGTGCAAGAAACCCATCGGTGCCGACTCCAAG GAGCTGCATTTCAAGAACCGTTACTGGCATGACAACTGCTTCCGCTGCGTCAAGTGCTATACATCCTTGGTCAACGAGCCCTTTATGCTGAGGGAGAACAACAAGGTTTGGTGCAGCAACTGCACTGCCACTGAAGATGCACCGAGATGTAAGGGCTGCTTCAAGCCTATTATTGCAG GAGACCAAAACGTTGAGTACAAGAAGATGGTCTGGCATAAGGACTGCTTCACTTGCAGCCAGTGCAAGCAAGTGATCGGATCTGGGAGCTTCTTCCCCAAGGGTGATGACTTCTACTGTGTCTCCTGCCACGAGCATAAGTTTGCCAAGACCTGTGCTAAATGCAAGAAC CCCATCACTTCTGGAGGACTCACTTACCAGGAGCAGCCTTGGCATTCAGAGTGCTTCATTTGTTCCAACTGCAAGAAGCAACTGGGTGGGAAGCGCTTCACAGCTGTAGAGGATCAGTTTTACTGTGTTGACTGCTACAAGGAGTGCGTTGCCAAGAAGTGTGCTGGCTGCAAGAATCCTATTACAG GATTTGGAAGAGGAACCAGTGTGGTTAACTACGAAGATGAATCCTGGCACGACTATTGTTTCAAATGCACAAAGTGTGCCCGTGGTTTGGCCAACAAGCGCTTTGTTTGTCATAATGGAAAAATTTACTGCGCTGAGTGTCCCAAACGACTGTAA
- the FHL1 gene encoding four and a half LIM domains protein 1 isoform X2 — MAFHRHTGPGSYTVGTMSERFDCHYCRDPLQGKKYVQKEGRHCCVKCFEKFCANTCIECKKPIGADSKELHFKNRYWHDNCFRCVKCYTSLVNEPFMLRENNKVWCSNCTATEDAPRCKGCFKPIIAGDQNVEYKKMVWHKDCFTCSQCKQVIGSGSFFPKGDDFYCVSCHEHKFAKTCAKCKNPITSGGLTYQEQPWHSECFICSNCKKQLGGKRFTAVEDQFYCVDCYKECVAKKCAGCKNPITGFGRGTSVVNYEDESWHDYCFKCTKCARGLANKRFVCHNGKIYCAECPKRL; from the exons ACACAG GGCCTGGCAGTTACACTGTGGGCACCATGTCGGAGCGCTTTGACTGCCACTACTGCCGTGACCCGCTGCAAGGGAAGAAGTATGTGCAGAAGGAGGGCCGTCACTGCTGCGTCAAGTGCTTTGAGAAGTTCTGTGCCAACACCTGCATTGAGTGCAAGAAACCCATCGGTGCCGACTCCAAG GAGCTGCATTTCAAGAACCGTTACTGGCATGACAACTGCTTCCGCTGCGTCAAGTGCTATACATCCTTGGTCAACGAGCCCTTTATGCTGAGGGAGAACAACAAGGTTTGGTGCAGCAACTGCACTGCCACTGAAGATGCACCGAGATGTAAGGGCTGCTTCAAGCCTATTATTGCAG GAGACCAAAACGTTGAGTACAAGAAGATGGTCTGGCATAAGGACTGCTTCACTTGCAGCCAGTGCAAGCAAGTGATCGGATCTGGGAGCTTCTTCCCCAAGGGTGATGACTTCTACTGTGTCTCCTGCCACGAGCATAAGTTTGCCAAGACCTGTGCTAAATGCAAGAAC CCCATCACTTCTGGAGGACTCACTTACCAGGAGCAGCCTTGGCATTCAGAGTGCTTCATTTGTTCCAACTGCAAGAAGCAACTGGGTGGGAAGCGCTTCACAGCTGTAGAGGATCAGTTTTACTGTGTTGACTGCTACAAGGAGTGCGTTGCCAAGAAGTGTGCTGGCTGCAAGAATCCTATTACAG GATTTGGAAGAGGAACCAGTGTGGTTAACTACGAAGATGAATCCTGGCACGACTATTGTTTCAAATGCACAAAGTGTGCCCGTGGTTTGGCCAACAAGCGCTTTGTTTGTCATAATGGAAAAATTTACTGCGCTGAGTGTCCCAAACGACTGTAA
- the FHL1 gene encoding four and a half LIM domains protein 1 isoform X6 — MSERFDCHYCRDPLQGKKYVQKEGRHCCVKCFEKFCANTCIECKKPIGADSKELHFKNRYWHDNCFRCVKCYTSLVNEPFMLRENNKVWCSNCTATEDAPRCKGCFKPIIAGDQNVEYKKMVWHKDCFTCSQCKQVIGSGSFFPKGDDFYCVSCHEHKFAKTCAKCKNPITSGGLTYQEQPWHSECFICSNCKKQLGGKRFTAVEDQFYCVDCYKECVAKKCAGCKNPITAGFGRGTSVVNYEDESWHDYCFKCTKCARGLANKRFVCHNGKIYCAECPKRL; from the exons ATGTCGGAGCGCTTTGACTGCCACTACTGCCGTGACCCGCTGCAAGGGAAGAAGTATGTGCAGAAGGAGGGCCGTCACTGCTGCGTCAAGTGCTTTGAGAAGTTCTGTGCCAACACCTGCATTGAGTGCAAGAAACCCATCGGTGCCGACTCCAAG GAGCTGCATTTCAAGAACCGTTACTGGCATGACAACTGCTTCCGCTGCGTCAAGTGCTATACATCCTTGGTCAACGAGCCCTTTATGCTGAGGGAGAACAACAAGGTTTGGTGCAGCAACTGCACTGCCACTGAAGATGCACCGAGATGTAAGGGCTGCTTCAAGCCTATTATTGCAG GAGACCAAAACGTTGAGTACAAGAAGATGGTCTGGCATAAGGACTGCTTCACTTGCAGCCAGTGCAAGCAAGTGATCGGATCTGGGAGCTTCTTCCCCAAGGGTGATGACTTCTACTGTGTCTCCTGCCACGAGCATAAGTTTGCCAAGACCTGTGCTAAATGCAAGAAC CCCATCACTTCTGGAGGACTCACTTACCAGGAGCAGCCTTGGCATTCAGAGTGCTTCATTTGTTCCAACTGCAAGAAGCAACTGGGTGGGAAGCGCTTCACAGCTGTAGAGGATCAGTTTTACTGTGTTGACTGCTACAAGGAGTGCGTTGCCAAGAAGTGTGCTGGCTGCAAGAATCCTATTACAG CAGGATTTGGAAGAGGAACCAGTGTGGTTAACTACGAAGATGAATCCTGGCACGACTATTGTTTCAAATGCACAAAGTGTGCCCGTGGTTTGGCCAACAAGCGCTTTGTTTGTCATAATGGAAAAATTTACTGCGCTGAGTGTCCCAAACGACTGTAA
- the FHL1 gene encoding four and a half LIM domains protein 1 isoform X1 produces the protein MAFHRHTGPGSYTVGTMSERFDCHYCRDPLQGKKYVQKEGRHCCVKCFEKFCANTCIECKKPIGADSKELHFKNRYWHDNCFRCVKCYTSLVNEPFMLRENNKVWCSNCTATEDAPRCKGCFKPIIAGDQNVEYKKMVWHKDCFTCSQCKQVIGSGSFFPKGDDFYCVSCHEHKFAKTCAKCKNPITSGGLTYQEQPWHSECFICSNCKKQLGGKRFTAVEDQFYCVDCYKECVAKKCAGCKNPITAGFGRGTSVVNYEDESWHDYCFKCTKCARGLANKRFVCHNGKIYCAECPKRL, from the exons ACACAG GGCCTGGCAGTTACACTGTGGGCACCATGTCGGAGCGCTTTGACTGCCACTACTGCCGTGACCCGCTGCAAGGGAAGAAGTATGTGCAGAAGGAGGGCCGTCACTGCTGCGTCAAGTGCTTTGAGAAGTTCTGTGCCAACACCTGCATTGAGTGCAAGAAACCCATCGGTGCCGACTCCAAG GAGCTGCATTTCAAGAACCGTTACTGGCATGACAACTGCTTCCGCTGCGTCAAGTGCTATACATCCTTGGTCAACGAGCCCTTTATGCTGAGGGAGAACAACAAGGTTTGGTGCAGCAACTGCACTGCCACTGAAGATGCACCGAGATGTAAGGGCTGCTTCAAGCCTATTATTGCAG GAGACCAAAACGTTGAGTACAAGAAGATGGTCTGGCATAAGGACTGCTTCACTTGCAGCCAGTGCAAGCAAGTGATCGGATCTGGGAGCTTCTTCCCCAAGGGTGATGACTTCTACTGTGTCTCCTGCCACGAGCATAAGTTTGCCAAGACCTGTGCTAAATGCAAGAAC CCCATCACTTCTGGAGGACTCACTTACCAGGAGCAGCCTTGGCATTCAGAGTGCTTCATTTGTTCCAACTGCAAGAAGCAACTGGGTGGGAAGCGCTTCACAGCTGTAGAGGATCAGTTTTACTGTGTTGACTGCTACAAGGAGTGCGTTGCCAAGAAGTGTGCTGGCTGCAAGAATCCTATTACAG CAGGATTTGGAAGAGGAACCAGTGTGGTTAACTACGAAGATGAATCCTGGCACGACTATTGTTTCAAATGCACAAAGTGTGCCCGTGGTTTGGCCAACAAGCGCTTTGTTTGTCATAATGGAAAAATTTACTGCGCTGAGTGTCCCAAACGACTGTAA
- the FHL1 gene encoding four and a half LIM domains protein 1 isoform X4 produces MKGPGSYTVGTMSERFDCHYCRDPLQGKKYVQKEGRHCCVKCFEKFCANTCIECKKPIGADSKELHFKNRYWHDNCFRCVKCYTSLVNEPFMLRENNKVWCSNCTATEDAPRCKGCFKPIIAGDQNVEYKKMVWHKDCFTCSQCKQVIGSGSFFPKGDDFYCVSCHEHKFAKTCAKCKNPITSGGLTYQEQPWHSECFICSNCKKQLGGKRFTAVEDQFYCVDCYKECVAKKCAGCKNPITGFGRGTSVVNYEDESWHDYCFKCTKCARGLANKRFVCHNGKIYCAECPKRL; encoded by the exons GGCCTGGCAGTTACACTGTGGGCACCATGTCGGAGCGCTTTGACTGCCACTACTGCCGTGACCCGCTGCAAGGGAAGAAGTATGTGCAGAAGGAGGGCCGTCACTGCTGCGTCAAGTGCTTTGAGAAGTTCTGTGCCAACACCTGCATTGAGTGCAAGAAACCCATCGGTGCCGACTCCAAG GAGCTGCATTTCAAGAACCGTTACTGGCATGACAACTGCTTCCGCTGCGTCAAGTGCTATACATCCTTGGTCAACGAGCCCTTTATGCTGAGGGAGAACAACAAGGTTTGGTGCAGCAACTGCACTGCCACTGAAGATGCACCGAGATGTAAGGGCTGCTTCAAGCCTATTATTGCAG GAGACCAAAACGTTGAGTACAAGAAGATGGTCTGGCATAAGGACTGCTTCACTTGCAGCCAGTGCAAGCAAGTGATCGGATCTGGGAGCTTCTTCCCCAAGGGTGATGACTTCTACTGTGTCTCCTGCCACGAGCATAAGTTTGCCAAGACCTGTGCTAAATGCAAGAAC CCCATCACTTCTGGAGGACTCACTTACCAGGAGCAGCCTTGGCATTCAGAGTGCTTCATTTGTTCCAACTGCAAGAAGCAACTGGGTGGGAAGCGCTTCACAGCTGTAGAGGATCAGTTTTACTGTGTTGACTGCTACAAGGAGTGCGTTGCCAAGAAGTGTGCTGGCTGCAAGAATCCTATTACAG GATTTGGAAGAGGAACCAGTGTGGTTAACTACGAAGATGAATCCTGGCACGACTATTGTTTCAAATGCACAAAGTGTGCCCGTGGTTTGGCCAACAAGCGCTTTGTTTGTCATAATGGAAAAATTTACTGCGCTGAGTGTCCCAAACGACTGTAA